In one window of Erythrolamprus reginae isolate rEryReg1 chromosome 1, rEryReg1.hap1, whole genome shotgun sequence DNA:
- the LOC139157203 gene encoding zinc finger protein 862-like, with translation MADKASGSGASQGLKRKANDSSTGAGLNFPKKSLKFKPEWLNELVETKLPTSSKNQMTKLGNIFTYSENNEDIVCQICKEARAGCPFATGKKWVDWKIDYLKRHIIQKVHLDSVTKLQYQKSGGLQRLLTESAEDRAKRKEVSLRRNARADGVKVLIDNVLLAIKMDASMLSVQDVHDHIGRYVSIPESWRSKNYAFEFVECINAVVQREVLHELCNASCHTLIVDESTDITLTKMLILYAKFRPSNATIYKTMFIGILKLSACNSTAITTAIKEFYAANNIDLQKMVMLTSDGASVMLGKNNGVAAQLRRDVSHLLEQHCVAHREDLGIDDACKDIPLMKVIETLLRSVYSIFARSTLKKQAFIDLAAIMECDSVAFRALNEVRWLSRHFALQALMRNIPVLVEYCKEEYSDPTCKYCYKKLTNTQVHAALIVFDDVVCELAELNKLLQRSNLTPIEAAQFVRARVAKLRIQYLGETVHWNEKVHDYMQSNPDINMTPILKFIECLCFHLESRFPENELTDWNIFDTAALSKVTTFNFGRTEIATLVGKFQHFFDNFDEVSITSAVQKQYCDFRFLISEKFKSGSMHSFDDVVQFALKDQQFGTLSRLLDICATFQASSADCERGFSLMNAIKNKVRNKLQPEHLDMLMRIRTYQTSGTQVDLDKVYLEWSSMKDRREKL, from the coding sequence ATGGCAGACAAGGCTTCTGGCAGTGGTGCTTCACAAGGCTTGAAGCGCAAAGCTAATGATAGTAGTACTGGGGCTGGGCTAAATTTCCCGAAGAAAAGCTTAAAGTTTAAGCCTGAGTGGCTGAATGAGTTGGTGGAAACTAAACTGCCAACCTCAAGTAAAAACCAAATGACAAAACTGGGCAATATCTTCACTTATAGTGAAAATAATGAAGATATTGTTTGCCAGATATGCAAAGAAGCCCGTGCAGGTTGCCCATTCGCCACCGGAAAGAAATGGGTTGATTGGAAGATTGATTATTTGAAGCGTCACATCATTCAAAAGGTTCACCTGGATTCGGTCACCAAATTACAGTACCAGAAATCTGGAGGGCTGCAGAGACTACTGACTGAAAGTGCAGAAGACAGAGCGAAGAGAAAAGAAGTTTCCCTGCGAAGAAATGCCAGGGCTGATGGAGTTAAAGTTTTGATTGACAATGTATTGCTGGCCATAAAAATGGATGCGTCGATGTTATCAGTCCAAGACGTACATGACCATATAGGAAGGTATGTTTCCATTCCAGAGAGCTGGCGCAGCAAGAATTATGCCTTTGAATTTGTGGAGTGCATCAACGCAGTTGTTCAGAGGGAAGTATTGCATGAACTTTGTAATGCCAGTTGCCATACTCTTATTGTCGATGAAAGCACTGATATAACATTAACCAAAATGTTGATTTTGTATGCTAAATTCCGCCCATCTAATGCCACAATTTATAAGACCATGTTTATAGGAATTTTAAAGTTGTCAGCTTGCAACAGCACAGCAATCACAACAGCCATAAAGGAGTTCTATGCTGCGAACAACATCGACCTTCAAAAGATGGTCATGCTTACGTCAGATGGTGCATCTGTGATGCTGGGCAAGAATAATGGCGTGGCTGCACAGCTTCGTCGAGATGTGTCCCATTTGCTAGAACAGCACTGTGTGGCACACCGAGAAGACCTTGGGATTGATGATGCGTGTAAGGATATCCCATTGATGAAAGTCATTGAGACTTTACTGCGAAGTGTCTACAGTATATTCGCCCGCTCCACTCTGAAGAAACAAGCATTTATAGATTTAGCAGCCATTATGGAATGTGATTCGGTAGCCTTCAGAGCTTTGAATGAGGTACGATGGCTTTCCAGACATTTCGCATTGCAAGCATTAATGAGAAACATTCCAGTTTTGGTTGAGTACTGTAAAGAAGAATACAGCGATCCAACATGTAAATATTGCTACAAAAAGTTGACAAATACACAGGTTCATGCTGCACTGATCGTGTTTGATGATGTTGTTTGCGAATTGGCTGAATTGAACAAGCTATTGCAAAGAAGCAACCTGACACCAATTGAAGCTGCTCAGTTTGTGAGGGCCAGAGTAGCCAAGCTTCGCATTCAGTATTTAGGCGAAACAGTTCACTGGAATGAAAAAGTTCATGACTATATGCAAAGCAACCCAGACATTAACATGACTCCCATACTGAAATTTATTGAATGTTTGTGCTTCCATCTTGAAAGTCGCTTTCCAGAGAATGAGTTGACAGATTGGAATATATTTGACACTGCTGCTCTGTCAAAGGTGACCACTTTTAATTTTGGGAGAACTGAAATTGCAACCCTGGTTGGAAAATTTCAGCATTTCTTTGATAATTTTGATGAAGTCAGCATCACATCAGCTGTACAGAAACAATATTGTGACTTCAGATTTCTGATCTCAGAAAAATTCAAGTCTGGATCAATGCACTCATTCGATGATGTGgtgcagtttgcactgaaagaccaaCAGTTTGGAACTCTGTCACGTCTGCTGGATATTTGCGCAACTTTCCAAGCATCAAGTGCTGATTGTGAACGAGGTTTCAGCCTGATGAATGCCATCAAGAACAAAGTTCGTAATAAGTTGCAACCTGAGCACTTGGATATGCTGATGCGAATCCGCACTTACCAGACTTCAGGGACACAAGTTGATCTTGACAAAGTGTACTTGGAATGGTCATCAATGAAAGACAGACGTGAGAAACTCTAA